GCCGTAGAGAGATGTGTTCGTAATAAATGGATTCCGCGCATGTCAGAGGCGATCCAAATGCCTTTTGCACTGAGGTTATTACTAGTGTATCCAGAAATGAAATCACCGTAGCCCGACTCGATTAAATCATACGCCGGATGACAACCATTCACGCACACCTTGCATTTAACAACAACTATTGATTTCACCCATCGTCGACTCAATTCAAACTCGACACGTTTAGCATAACACTCGATAAGGGCAGACAAGCTCCATCAGCCAATACCGAGAACGATTGTTTTTCCTGTTGGGATTTTGGAACTTACCGAATGTCATGGTAACCATGGAAAGGTCATGGGTTAAAAATAGCTCCACTTTAAAAGTTTCCGGTTTCATGTGCAGCAAGATCTAATCTGGGTCATGTGTTATATAGAGTAGACAGTGCATCTGTGTAAACACAGCAGTGAATGTATAGCTGAATGATTTCCCAGTGTGACATGTAAAAAGGCAGACGtgggaatgaatgaatgcattttTCCTGGTGAAAACTATGCTGCTCAGACATATTAATTACTGTTGCATTCTATCAGATATTCTGTTGCACTAACATGTTAATATAAGTAATGGCATTCTTTAAAATCGCTGTTGCGATAGTTACCTGCCAAGCCTTACCTGTAACAGTTAACTGTGCTGATTAATTAAGCGAAGTCGATAAGTGATCGAGACCTGCTCACTTGTCAGTGCATATTCCAAAGAGGAATGGACACATTTACGGATGGATGAACGTGGCGGTATTCACCGGCTATTTCGCCCTCGGTTTGTTCGTCAGCTCGTCACTGGCTGACGGCTCGTGTTGTCGCCTGAAGATTAGAGGCTGATGCGTGCAAGAGTAGCTTCCCTTGTGTGATAATTTATGCTTGACTTTAAGCCACGTTTACAGCGTTCAAGTCTCATGATACTTCACAAGAGATTAAAGGGtttgtggtggaagttatggtCATTGTGTAGCTATCAGAAGGTCGACTTGCCATAATCCCACCCAGCCAAGCCCCATCCCATTAAATATTCCCAACCGTAAAAGCTGAAGTATACCCTGTTGAGAGGTCTATCGAACCTGTCTATGGTGTTCCTGCCACAGTCCTGTTGTATCGCCCGTAGAGACTCTACAGGGGAGCCGTTTCACAAAGCGACCTTAGCATAATCGTTGCAACAAACCTATGTTGAATATTTGGAGTTAAGACAGTAATatctaagatcgctttgtgaacCCGACAGAGTACGTGTCCAGCTATGCTatagttttttgtttgtgtgatcCTTTCAAAATTGGTGTATGTATTCCAGCTAGTTGAGTGGTTCTGTAGGCATGCGAGTCCGGTCCAGATTCCCGGACCGGGTTCAAGTTAATTTTTTCAACCACAGTGACACATTTCTCTGGCATAAATGAGTAGAATGAATGTGAAAGAAAATGCTATTTactcatgaaatatttttaccgTGTGTTGTTGATCATGGGACCTGCAAATCCGTTTACTATAGGCATATATATCACCACTTCTATTGATGTTTGCTTTCGTACTTCTTCTAGACGTTCATTAACAGAAAGCAGCTCTGTAAAAGAACTGATGAAGGATAatcttatctacttgtgtttgagTGGATATCCAAATCTTTCTGTGGAGTGTTTTCTCAAAGGTTCTTCTATAACAACCATGAAGAACGCGGAAGATAGTATACCACCCTGTCTAACCCCATGCATATACGGAACCAGCTTGTATTTCTTATATACTACAGGTTATGCAATGAGACAGTGAAGGACATCGTAGAAATGGACCGCATTTTAATCAGATATTAAATCTTGCACACTTGCTATCTCGATCAGACCTATAATATCCATGTCGCGTTCTTGACAGTGAAATTAATTGCTACTTGTGTTAACCAGGGCGTGGAAGCAGCCTtctggttgaagtgttcgctcgtcgtGCGTacgacccgagttcgattccccatatgcgtataatgtgtgaaacccatttctggtattgctGGGATATCGCTAAAACCTCTCTCACTCTGTTGTGTTATCTGTTTATTCTGCATACCCATTGCTACCTAGGCAGGAGGTAAGAGGAATAATCAAATAGATTATAAGATAATCCAGTCTGGGTAATGTGAATGTAATAAGACACAAGTGAACTCGAATAGAAATGTTAGACAATGCTCTTTTAGAATACGCTCCTTGTTTTTAAAGTTTACTTTTTGCAGTGAAACAGTGTACCAATGAAGAATGTGTATTTACGCTGCAGGAGGTCCTCTGCGTTAATTTTAACATCTGAGATCCATCTTCCGTCACAAAACCACGTGTTCAAGAATTTTGTGTGTAAGAAAACGGAATTTGATTCGATATGGAGGTTTGACTACATACACACAGCAATCATGTCCTTCTTTTTTCTTAAATCCAACGTTCACATCTACTTTAAGTGCAGCCCTTTCCCCGTGCTTCTGAACATAAAATAGGATGATTGGTTGAGCGTCTTGAGCAGTGATCCCATCGCCAGCGAAAAGGATGTGTGATACATCCGTAAAAGATAAGTATTACGGTCCATTTGACACAGATACTGGATGAGTATGAACACAACAGATGAGAGAGTGAAGTCGAATAATTTATCTGGCAACTGAAGAATACACGCACTTCTTATCTTTGTGACATCAACATAATACAAGTATTTAGATCTACACCATGACTGTTATCATCCTCAATAGAATAACCGTCACCTCAAGGCTTGGAGACTGACATCAGAGAAGACCCGTCGCGCTGTGGGGACTCTTCAGGTAACAATTTTACCCTGAATGTGATCCTAAATCTCTAACATACAGAGGACATCTTGCTGCTTGACTCTAATTTCAACATCTATGCTCAGACGTAATTGAGTCCCTCTTTCACTTACTCGTGACCATTTCCAAGAGTTCTTCTACCTCCTTTGGTGTCGACTTGTGCCtcattgttaccatggttatcaAGATTATCTTTCGTATAAGCATTTCCTGTTGTACCATGGCTTTTAAAATTTGCTGCTCCGCTGAAGAACTGGTCGTTTTCAAAACTGTCTGGCACTGCTTTTGGTGCACCAGGGAAGCGCAGACTGCCAGTCTTGAAAGGAAGTCCCTGAGCGTCAGAAGCAGCGTAATCTTGTCCCACGTTGCCGAAGACTTCAttacccccataactacttctaCCCTCCCTGTCTTCGCCGACGGCAAAAGCCACACCCAAGTGCTTGGTTTGACCgtaaggaatgttgttgttgttgttgttgttgttgttgttgttaagaCCATGGTGTGCGGTATTAGCTCCGAGGTCCACGTTCCTAATACCTAATCTGTACGTTGAGATACCGGTGTTGATGTCAGCATATCCCTTCAGCCTGCTGTGGACGGGTCTGCTCGCCACGGGTACTCCGACGTGGATGTTTTCAGTGTTGATGACGTGGCCGGTCGTCGGTAAGGAGGGGTTGGACGGTCGGTGGAACTCACTGTTACTAGAACCAAAGGGGTTAAACGATTGACCAATACTTGCGCCAATTTTGTTTATTCCTCTGCCTGTTTGAGAATATCCTCCTGTGTTGCCTCCATTGATTAAACCACTGTTGCCACTGGAACCATGTACAAAACCTCCattgccatggaaaccatgCATTAAACCAGCATTACTGTTAAAGACATTGCCCAAACCTCCATGTCGGTTTCCTCCGTGGTTGTATCGGACAGGGCTAAATTTGGTTTGTCTTTGTGCTACGGCGATTCCAATACCGAAGTTAGCAATTTCCGTCAGCTGTTCCCGGTTCGGATAGCCGTCGTCTAACCTGTCATAGGTCACTGGGTTGTTGATGAAGTTCCCATAGCCAACATTGTTGACTCTGTGCAGGCCGGACGTGGCGCCTCTCTTTTCGATATTTCCATCCTTTCGAGAACTGGAAAGACCGTTTTCTTGAGTCAGTGGCCCTTTAGGTAATCGATGTTCATTAGTGGGAACATCTTGTTGCCCGCGATGCTTTGGTACAGTTCCAGCGTTGACTACAACAACACCGACTACAACAGCCAGTACCACAGCTATGACCTGAAATACAAGGCAGATATTTCATATGGGCATGGCATAGAGATTATGAATAGTCTCATGCAACAGTCTCGCTAAAATCAGAtattttacattgaaaaatactttactgaaacatatgaaaaataaagaatacaggagagagtgagagagagagagagagagagagacagagagagacacagagagagagagacagagacagagagagagacacacagagagggagagagacacacacacagagacagagagagagagagagggaggggtaCAACTTCATGTTCGCGGTAAATCCTGCGCTAGATACGGGTCACATGGATAACTTGCAGGGCATACAGGTGATATAATCATTTCTCTTAGCCTTGTTTCACGGCAGTATTGAATACTAACCCTGAAGATGAATGGCACTTTATCACAGAAACAGTGAGTATCGTTTTACGCgccttttagcaacattccattaatatcacgacggggacaccagaaatgggcttcacacacccatgttgggaatcgaaccctggtcttcaccatgacgagcgaatgctttaaccactagtcacTACATTACCACCCCATCCCTGAGAGACACAAGTGCAGATAACCTAATAAGTATTTAGCATCTTTAAAAATTGTGCAGTCATATCTTCTCTTTAGAACTTGTAAGGGGATTTGCTTTCGTGTTATATATCGTCACATAGAGACTCATAAATCTTTCAGCTGTTGATGGGTTAATTATATTTAGAATACTGCCTCTTCTGACTTTGGAAGATCTACTGCATATTAGCAGACAGTTCGCCTTTTCATCCATCATATTGAATACTTGTATGGAGGCCACAATCAAAGATAAGTCTAAAGTGCTTTCCGCTAAACCCtgacgaaaatcagcccgtacagagaaatgggaacaaaattatgggataaaaatatttcccccttgctactctgatttagccaccaccattcagtatcAGATAagttttaacatattaaaaagttaaatgaaacacaattaagtatatgtagttattatctatttaatatttaggagacgaaaagtcaacttacccattaaaacaacaccgcatattccttcgaatgataagactgcaatttcaggcacaagatactgatattccacgctaacctttagttaagacgaagacaaatagatgtgattggggcattgacaagctttttagatattcaacaattttgtttttaaaaaaacacaggaaaatgtcatttgcttcgtgaaatggatcggtggtcctaaacatatttgctcagcatattgtgttgattcaattcgttgagattgtacctgttcccaaatcgagtgtgctataacaattcatgcgtgaaacgcacggggaaaatgaacttctcgatatttatcagacaacctgtctccctcttgtttcaagtggatcgttctgtggggcgttcccaagtatgcaaattggggtcatttgtcaggtcgtggatcatcttatatgtgtttaccagtataaAGTCTGACATTCTGTATCCTGTGATAGCCAACAAGAATCCAAAACCGGGATTAAATGATATACTTACATGTGTATATTAACACGGGAAAATTGGACAAAATGttaccaatattttataacagtatgagttattgaaaactggaaatttacagaccaactgaGCACATCCCGCAATGTTAAACCTGTCAAAGGTCACAATGATAACGAGTATCAGGCTTAATCCGTCACCAATATATCGTAAGCTAACAGAACCGAGGTACAATACATGTATCTGGTTTGTAGTTCACGCTGGTCAAATCACGTGCGTGCCACGCATACCTTCGTGGTATACTCACGACTGGCCATCGATGCCTTGGTCCATCTATATGACATAATCAAAGGTTCACAATAACAGCATTATCGTAAGTTTTATCTGTAAACGCGATTATCTGCGATATCTGGAATAGGTATATGATACGGATGACAAACACAAATCAGGTGTGGCTGTCTAGTAAATTGTACCTGTTGTATTACATTGTGAATACCATGCTGTTTTgtaactgtgtacaatgtaggCTGTATAAACGCCCCCTGGCTTGATGTGTAgagtatttaacaatgacattacGTTGTAAACTTTTGAATGTGTGTTGTGATTAATGTAGTATGTTTAACGAACCCACGAATGATGTAAATGTTCTTTGAAAGCTGATTGATAACTATAAGTATGACATATTATCACTGAATTATAATGtaaaatcatcctgtgactgcgGGTATTAAACTCCCTTTTGTTTCactcaggtgttgtgttgtgtgtgggttggcaTAGTCATACCTCTTACCAAGCGCGCTaattccccaaactcgcgatTTAATATGTAGTCCAAGAGTTTATATTATAGAAGTTGGGTGAGGAAGTATTAGCGGTAGTAAGTGAAACAATGCGCGAAAGTGAGATTGTGTGAATCATAGCGGTGCAGTTTTAAAGATTTATCGAAAAACGACGCTTTcaaaaatatgtataatatgtATGGCAGCACACTAGATAATCAGGTGATCAGAAACAGGAACATCTACGCACTTGAGAtactatgacgtgtcaaccaagtcagcgagcctgcatgaccacccgatcccgttagtcacctcttacgacaagaatttgttgctaaagatcagttctaaaatGGATCTTCACATTTGGATCATTCACATCCAGTCTCAATTCTTTCCGTTTTGGCACCAAAATAAAGTAAAGGAATAACGAGAAGAAGGGTGTCTTTATGAAAAACCGTTAAATCATCGCTTGCTGTATGGTAGTGAAATCGACTTACCTTCATCGTGGTGAATGACTTACAACAGACTACGTCTGTCACAACCCATATGCGATTGACAAAGGGCCGTGGATGTGATATGTTTATATACATGCCTACATGAAAAGTTCAGCTGATTTATTCTAAACATGATAGACAATCATTGTTTAATAATAAATTTTATGCAAGTATTATAATTCCTAACTGCAGGTTTAGACaggtttttcaataaatgtccATGTTTATGGTGATTCGACTCATTGTACAGGAACATGATTACTTCCTGtgcaataaaacaaaataaccaGTGTTCATTAAAGTTTTAATAGTTTCGTTGCATTCTCACGTTGTCACATTTTCTCCCTTGTGGCATATAAGGTTGTTTTTTTCTCCAAAAGTCGAGGTTGCGAGAATGATGATAGCCAGACACAGCTGGCGAGGAGGGTAGATGAATGGATTGGGCCAGTACACAACCACATGTGCACATATACTAACCAAACGAAGAAACGCACAGGCCAGAAATGTattgcgaaaatgttgtattttcaaccatgtataactcgtcctcaaatagactttagtgcatgttTAGAAGagggtaatgtctatacaaccacgTGGATAcatttagataacggagacgctGAACGCGATGGTTACGACGTAGCACGGGCCCGACGTCGGGTCTCCTGGCTCTCTTTAAAGCTGTTCCGTGCAGTTTGACTGGATATTCTCCGAAGTCAAGGCAGCCTGactgctgtgctctcacccgtggcagtacgatcacttAGTACCCGGAAGTATCGAGCTTGGGTTACACTGGTAACTAGAGGTCTGTCCGTATGGGCgatggtcatttgttatacctgtctAGTTGCAACCACCTGCAAGCCGTCGATATCTTaatcagactaacattcagacgcctggcaacagaagactgGTAATCTTCAGCgcgcattctttcaatggcgatgtcccgtgtcgcagagtcaaggcGTGGCGTTGTggtttgaccttgaaactccttctaaacgaatgccaatttccgAAAGAAATCTAGATTTTCATTGTCAGACAGTGCATGcactttgctgcacaatttcaagggaaggtgatttctgttccgttttggcgatgcctttctaatccttgtaagacatCTCattcaaatcaacattttcaggtaactTTGATTTTTTACTTGcgcaattgtgtaaaatcattttATCAGCGcttttgatacatattttgacgattgtttgaacacaataggtaatgaatatatttttaaaattcacATCTATGGTTTTCTTTCTTTGGGATAGTATatttagtctgtcatacagaccctgaagcaaatatatccaagaaagttcACGCATGTCTAGAAAAATGTGGCATGTCTGAATTTCTACAGCCTCAGTCTGAAACTGAAGAAAGCCTCAAGGCtctttttcattacattttatgtTTTACTTTGAGCTTTTTCTGtaaatctgtaaaatatgttcatttcagtaaATGGTTGTTAGTGTAGCATATCTTATATGATCAAAAACAGTGCGTACTCtgaaacatttagtttgtacaATCACACGTGCACATCTTCATCATGTACAATGACTAATAATACATGATAGTGCGTGGCACATATAGCGTACACAATCACGCTTTCAGTCTGTATAATATGACTCCAATTGTGTATACAATGACACATAAATCATGAAGTCCACAGGCAAGGGGGAAATGATCCTC
The window above is part of the Haliotis asinina isolate JCU_RB_2024 chromosome 1, JCU_Hal_asi_v2, whole genome shotgun sequence genome. Proteins encoded here:
- the LOC137277553 gene encoding uncharacterized PPE family protein PPE12-like: MKVIAVVLAVVVGVVVVNAGTVPKHRGQQDVPTNEHRLPKGPLTQENGLSSSRKDGNIEKRGATSGLHRVNNVGYGNFINNPVTYDRLDDGYPNREQLTEIANFGIGIAVAQRQTKFSPVRYNHGGNRHGGLGNVFNSNAGLMHGFHGNGGFVHGSSGNSGLINGGNTGGYSQTGRGINKIGASIGQSFNPFGSSNSEFHRPSNPSLPTTGHVINTENIHVGVPVASRPVHSRLKGYADINTGISTYRLGIRNVDLGANTAHHGLNNNNNNNNNNNIPYGQTKHLGVAFAVGEDREGRSSYGGNEVFGNVGQDYAASDAQGLPFKTGSLRFPGAPKAVPDSFENDQFFSGAANFKSHGTTGNAYTKDNLDNHGNNEAQVDTKGGRRTLGNGHE